GCTTGGGGTAAAAGGCTAAAGGCTTTGGTTTTAGGCTTCGCAAGGGCTTGGGCTCAGCAGGCTAGCCCGAAGCTTTGGTTAAGGAACTTGGGTTAGTTGGGTTTAACTAAATGGATTGGGCTGCCTTAAGGTTTTGGGCTCAGGCTCAACAGCCCGAAGGCCATGTTCTACACAGCCCCAAAGGCCTAGTCTGTTTCTCACCGGGGAAAGAGGCCGAATTTCGGCCAGAGAACCGTCGAGCTCTAAACTCTAACTATTTCTAGCATAAAACTAGTCAAATTGAAGCTAAAGAAATAAGGAGTAGGATTATACTTTCGTGATCTCTCGTCGTGGTCGGGATTCGCCAGAGAAACTCTTGCAACACACAGGTTCAACGTCGGAAATTGAGGAGTGCTTCCCCGTCTTGTTTCTGTGTACAACAAAACTCATCACACCTTCTTTGATGCCATGTGACATAAAACGGAGACATTGAAATTTCCCGATGCTTACCTCACGTTGTAAAGTCAATAACTCGCCAAAGAAGGAAGCTGCATAGTGAGGGTAGCCACAGGGAGGTTGAGGTGATCCTCCCTCAATCCTAGTTCCCTGGAATTCGTAGGGAAAGAAGGATAGTGGTGAGTGTCGTTGCTATTGTCATCATTAAAGTGGATGAGTGTGTGGGTGTCGTCAGGAAAATGGGAGGGGAGAGTCTGTGCGAGGGAGGGAGAAAGTGCAAGTGAGTGAGAGaaccgagagagagaaagattggggagaagagagaaaggaagaagtGGGTTAGGATAGTGCCACGAGGCAGCCAAAGGAAGAGAGGGGAACCATGGGACCAAAACAGGGGTGGGCCCTTTGGGTACACCATTTAAcaccaaaaataatattttaaacaaaaGATCCCACAACCCAAAAGGAATTTCCAATAATACCCTTCCGTTCCAAAAAATCCGGGACGGGTTGCCACACCTAATCCTTTCAATTATAAATTTATGCCTTAAATTTAGAGAGTTATACGTTACAATCCAATTTTTGATACCAAATGATAGCTATATGAATCCAAGTAAAGTGATATACGATCTCCAAAATTTGGCCAACTTGACAAAAGAATTTTTTAATATCATGgaaaattagaagaaatttcatgGCCGTCCAATTCATTCTTGCCTATTGTGGTTAGATAcgtaaatagaaaaagaaaaatcggTAGGCTTCACACATACACTCTAGTACCATacagaaagttgaggttccaccataaatcATTGGCAATCTGAGGAGTAACTCAATTATTTATAAGCACATGAATGTCTCTTCTCTCATCAATATGAGATTCATTATCAACATCCTCTTCGATAGTTTAGCATCGACTctttagacaccaaataaaCACAGTACCTTCAACTCAAGAAACCATTAAACTACACAGCTCAGTTCTACCAGACCAAATCTAACAGCAAGGAAAAGACAACAGAAGCAAGCCTAAACAAAAaggcaaaaaaaatatatatataaaaaaaaataaaaccatagCCCAGTAGAGACAcataagagcagttccacccTCGCCTAATAGGCTGGCTCCCAGCTTGAAAAATGGATCAGCCTTCCTTTTTTTTGCTCCACCCCAGCTAATAGgttggcacccagcccaagccaggCCATAGGCTGGCCTAGAATCGACAGACCCATGGGACCGCCCATTTGACGCCATGTTAACGTCATGGCTAACTCCACAAGAACTCGCCATCGTCTCTCTCACTTGCACCGCCCTCCGCAGAACCCCATCTGATCTCGTTCCATAATTCCATTGATCTCCACCTCCATCACTCTCTGCCACGCCTCCGACGCCTCCCGATCCCTGGAACCCCATCCGATCTCGTGCTAATCCTGGGGCTCCGGTTGCTCCGCGTAGGGACCGAACTCGGTGGATGAAATCGGTTGGGTATGATTACGAGACGTATGGGGAAGAGGGTGGTGGGTGTTCGTGTTCAGAGTTTGGTGGGTTCAACGGCGTCGTTTCGGAGTGTGGGTGTGGATTGGATTGTGGGAATCGAGTGAGTCAGAGAGGGATTGAGGTGAGGTTgaagattgtgagggagagagggattaatttttattattttataataataattaataatattttaataaaattgactagacTATTTAGTtttaagggtggagatgcatttggtCTATTATTGTTCATTGGGGTCTATCACTGTTCACTGTGTGCTGGCCcctttttttaggggtggacttgctctaagggAGGTTTTAAATTCTTtcaggttttgaattatttttccaCATTTAATTTGTGAATTTGAGTGTGAACAAAATTGTATCATCACACCACCTTTTGTGAATTTGGCGAAAACACATATCATTAGCATGATAGTGAATTATAAGGAAAAGAAACTCTGGTTTCTAGCCTAGTATTTACGAGGAAGCGTATCGATATTGGATTGAACAAAGTTTCAGTAATTTTGTGACGAACACGAATTTCATAAAAGAAGATAGTTACAATATTGACAGGGTACCTATTGGTGGAGAGAAGTGGCAGATCCAAGATTTTGATAGAGGGTGGTCCCAATATAAAAGATTCAAAATTAAAGGGTGTGATATTGGTGGAGAGAGGTGGTGGAGGTCGAAATATGATAACATTGCATGTCTTCTTGTTTTGTAAGGAACTTTGGCAATTTAGACTCTCTTGCAACCTTTTTACATGTTCTAGGAGAACAATACTCAGCATCCCTCCCTCTAAGGAGATTTCTAATTTATACAACTGTTAATTTTAAGTGAGCAGATTCTGCAGATTGCTATATAAATATCATGCATGTGATCAATGCAAACACAGAAATGCAACTTGTACTGTTGTATCAAGTCACGAATTTAACATTAAAATAATTTGTTCCCCAAAGATCAAAGCCGAAGAATTACGATGTCTACTTTATTCTCCGTGTTCTTATAAATTagtatgaaaaataaataaaaatttacaagcACAGATTCTCTGTTATGCAGCCTTCCTCAACAGCAACTTGAGCTGCTGCTAGCCTAGCAATAGGTACCCTGTCAAAGAATTTAGGATCAGGAATTTGATCTGGTTATAGGCGTTGTTTATGATagatgaaagaaaaagagaaccTGAATGGAGAACACGAAACATAGTCTAGTCCGGCCTCTGCAAAAAAGGCAACAGAAGAAGGCTCTCCCCCATGCTCTCCACATATTCCAACCTGTTTATTTATAATCACAGTGCAAAAAtatcagaagaagaaaaatcttGTAACCATATGCAGCATCATCAACATTAAGTTCACACCCAAATTTGTGATAGGATGCTTAAAATCGTTGCAATGCCAGTTACCTTTAAGCTAGGCCTAGCTGCGCGTCCCTTTTCCATGGCCATCTTGATGAGCTGCCCGACACCTCCTTGATCAAGTACCTGCCGTCAAGAAATCagtttgaattattttaatGTTCCCTTATAAAACGATTCTGGTGCCATTGGAAAACCCCTATCTGCAATTATGACTAACCTGGAATGGATCGCTTTGAAGAAGGCCTTTGGACAGGTAAATAGGTAGAAACTTGCCCACATCATCTCTACTGTATCCAAAGGTCATTTGGGTGAGATCATTGGTcccgaaggagaagaagtcagcTTCTTTCGCAATCTGTAATAGTTGATAGAAGATAAATATCATATAATTTAGTAGAATATGAACATCATCTTCCTCCTACGGAGGCAAGTTTCaaaaagtacaaaataaaagggAAAACATATCAATTTAGCCTTACCTCATCTGCAACAAGAGCAGCTCTAGGGATCTCAATCATAGTCCCAACCTTATAGCTCAAGGTGGTACCCATTTCGGAGAACACTTTAACTGCAACACCGTGAATGACCTTCGCTTGATGTCCTAGTTCCTGAAAGACAAACATTCATTCAGGATTATATTTGCATCACCATTttttcacaaataaataaagagaaagaagaaagggaGGAAAAAGAATTGCAGGATCATGCCTGAGGAGTTCCGACAAGGGGAACCATTATCTCGGGGAAAACTTTGACACCCTGGTTGCTCATTGAGACTGCAGCCTGAAAGATTGCACACGCCTGCATTTCAGTGAGTTCTGGGTACGATATGCCTAGCCTGTTGATTACATCATTACAACCCTTTCATCAATAACAAGGAGATCAACTATTTATCAACTATTTAAGcatataaacattcatgtaGCGAAAACATGTGACACCGAGCTATCAAACTTGTGCCATATTTCCTTATAACATTATTGTGGATACAAAGCGATGGGTAACTAATTTTATGGTTTTTCGCTGATTGAAGTTCATCGGTTCAAAGAGCTTTGTTAGAgaaattttgagaaaattaTTTATGAGTTTGTGCGGAGATTGAAGAGCCAACAACCTGCAGCCACGGAAACCAAGCATCGGATTTACTTCTGATAATTTATCAACTCTTGAAAAAACTTCTTCCTCAGTCATGCCAGTCTCTGCAGTTAGTTGGCCAACAATCTGTTCCATGTTACCTTCTGGAAGAAATTCATGAAGTGGAGGGTCTAACAGGCGGATTGTAACCGGAAGACCTGGAAATTCATAAAATTATGTGATAACTAAGCCACTACAACTACAAATATTCAGCAAAATATTGGCAAAATGATAAACAAGTAGATTTAGATCTAAGACTTCCAGATAGTTTTGTCGCAGTCAATGAGGTAAGAAtaagaaaatttcaaattcatatATCAACATTTGTGAAAAATACCATCCATTGCACGGAAAATTCCTTCAAAGTCAGATCTTTGATACGGCAGTAAGAGGTCCAATGCCACCTTCCTCTGCTCAGGTGTAGCCGCCATGATCATTTTTCTTACCGCCTTTATTCTATCATCCGAAGCAAAGAACTGTAGCATAAAGACGAGAAATATCAAAAGAGCTCCATTAACACAAAATTGCAACGAAACAAGGCTACAATATTGATAGAACATTACAAATCCAGCCAAACACTTTTAGCAACGGAAAATAGTTACCATGTGCTCTGTCCTGCAAAGTCCAATCCCTTGTGCACCGTTATTTCTTGCAGTTAGTGCGTCTTCAGGTGTGTCAGCATTCGCCATAACCTGTTTCAGCATCGCCacaattttttatagagatattgGAAATGGAACGCGTGAAAAAAAATAAGGCAAGAAAATATGGTACCTTGAGACGCCGGACATTGTCAGCCCAAGACATAAAGGTTTCCAAATCGCCACTAAAAGCCGGAGGAGAAAGTGGCTGTTTTCCTAATATGACTTCACCAGTGGATCCATTGAGCGAAATCCATTCTCCTTCTTTGACCACCGTGTTCCCGATCACAACCAGCTGTTTCATCAATGAACAAAACCCAGTTATGCCATTTTCACTTTCGGTTTTACTGCGGGAGATTGTTTATACAGAGTAAACAATGGAAACAACCTTCTCAGCGTCATTTACTCGGATATCAGCGCAGCCAGAAACACAACATTTGCCCCACCCACGGGCTACAACAGCTGCATGAGATGTCATGCCTCCTCTGGCTGTCAGGATCCCTGCAGCTGCATGCATACCCCCAACATCTTCGGGGCTAGTTTCAGTCCTTACCTATATATGCACAACTCATAGTGTGTCGGAAAGAGAAAAAAGTTAACAGTGAATAAGATGAACATGGATCAAATTTTACCAAGATGACACTCTTTCCTTGTGCCTGCCATGTTTCGGCATCCTCAGCACTGAACACGACTGTCCCTACAGCTGCTCCTGGAGATGCAGGCAATCCAGTGGCGATGACTTTGTTTTTGTAAGCGGTTGGATTCTCAAACTGATCAGACAAATATATACAGAAGAAGTCAAAAATCCTTAGTGTGTTTATACATGGATACATTGATAACGCATATGCATGTCTGGCCTAAATACCTGTGGGTGAAGAAGTTGGTCAAGGTGCTGTGGTTCCACCATCTTGATTGCTGTGCGCTTATCCACGAGCCCCTCATTAGCCATGTCCACAGCTATCTTAATCGCTCCTTTTCCAGTACGCTTTCCAACGCGGCATTGCAACATCCACAACCTATTTTCTTGGACCGTAAACTCGATGTCCTGCAAATTTTCCCCATGCTTATTTTCCTAAAACCATATGTTCTGATAACCAAAAAACTGTGAATGAAATACTGAAAGGAATAAAACACATGGAAATGAAAAATCTTGCCATCATATCTTTGTAATGTTTTTCTAGAATTTCACAGTTCTCCACAAGCTCCTTGTAAGCTTCTGGCATGCAATTTTTCATAGCATCCACGTCTTCTGGTGTCCTGATCCCGGCAACTACATCTTCTCCCTGTTCAATTCCAATTTTGGAGCTACTAATTAAACCCTAACAAAAAAGTCTATATTGTTGTCGACATAGAAAGAGAAGTTAGGTATATATAGTGGTATCAAAAACCTGAGCATTGACTAGAAACTCGCCATAAAGCTTCCTTTCACCGGTGCTTGGATTCCTAGTGAACAGAACACCTGTCCCTGAAGTATTTCCCATGTTCCCGAAAACCATGCATTGAATGCTAACCGCGGTTCCCTTCAAACCAGTTATCTGATTGATGCTCCGGTATTTAATGGCCCTTTGGCTGTCCCAAGAATCAAAAACTGCTTTAACAGCCAAGATAAGCTGTTGTTTTGGATCTGCAGATATACACGGGGACAAGGACATGTAAACATACAGAGTTGTGCTACGCAGAAGTGGAAACTACGAAGAAGTTTTTGGCGGTTTGATTTGTACCTGAAGGGAACTTTTTACCCGTTGTTTCGAGATAAACATTTTTGTATTGTTCTACCAGCTCTTTAAGATCAGAAGCTGTTAGCTTTGTATCAAGCTCAACTCTTTTTTTACGTTttagtttttccaatttctcctCGAATGATGAGTGTGGAATTCCCATAACCTTCAAATGTATAATTGATTAATTCAGATTGCATCttgaaacagaaaagataaGGTTGAATTTATTAAGGCAAAGTTTAGATAAAAACTAGAAATTAGGCCCGCTCATTGCTACAGGAACCAGTTTAGATAAAAATATctagtttagacacataaacaTTGTGAAATGCATCAATAAAACCACTTACAACATCACCAAACATGTCCAGGAACCGTCTGTAAGAGTCATATGCAAAGCGCTCTCCACTTTTTGCGGCCAAACCAGCAACCACCTTGTCATTGAGCCCAAGGTTGAGGACAGTGTCCATCATGCCAGGCATGGAAATCTACGTACGTAGCTCAAAATCAGTTGGTGCACGACGTAAATTCATTATTGTTAAACAGATTGTTGTCAAACGTGCCATTTCTAAAATAACTACATAAGCCATTACGGCTGTAAATTGTAATTGAAAGAACTCTTACCGCGGCACCAGAGCGAACAGAGACAATCAGAGGCTTGGAAGGATCTCCAAGAACAGCACCAATGTCCTCCTGCACAATCTCCAAGCCCTCTAATATCTCCTCCCACAAACCTAGAGGTAAGTCTTTGCCATTGAGCTGATACTCTTGGCATGCTTCTGTTGATATAGTAAGTCCAGGCGGGACGGATAGCCCAATGCTAGCCATTTCTGCCAGGTTTGCACCTTTCCCTCCCAACTAAAAGGCATAGGCATGATGAACACGGAATTCAGATTCTATGATTAAATCGAACATGTAGATCAACGGACAAGTACCAATTGAACAATTCTGTTATGTTGCATAAACATATGTCCGATTGGTATCAAATTTAAACTCCTCTTGCCAAATCGggaaagtgaattaaaacttaccaATGACTTCATGCCTTTGTTTCCTTCACTCTTTCCTTTTCCGAAAGTAAATACTCGCTGTAGAAACAAAGGAGAAGCCTTTCAGGAACTAGAGGCACCATGAACAATATGTTTGCACGTACTTCATAACTAGCCTAAATTGATCGTGATATAGTACCTTTATGCTTGGTGGTGCACTTGGAACTGCAACTGGGGACAGAACGGCTCCGGGCTCATACTTCTTCAGGATTGGATTCGTGATCCCGTTTAATTCTTCGGGGTTGGCTTTCACAGTGGGCGGCATTTTTATACTTTCTCTGCTTTAGAAACCCAAGTAAATATTACAATGAATGTTTCATTGATCAGTAATAATCAACTTCCAAGAAATATGAAATACTTAAAATCTTAATAGAAATCATACTAATTAGATTCGAAAAAGGAATTGTTATAAGCACTGCAAAATAGTCATCACGTACTCCCTAACCTTGATATTTTTCATTAGGGAGGAGTACTCCCCAACCTTGATATTTTTCATTGGGGAGGAGTACATGATCGACTGttttagagtgtcaataacagCTCTTGAAAAGGAATTTTCTATGGATCAAAGAGTGAAACAGAATTCAAAGTCATATGATCAAATATGCAAATATACATACCTGCCGAAGATTgaacttcttttcttttcagaaGAACAGTCGAGAACTACTTGCAAAAGTTGCAAAGAGATCTTGAGCTCCAATTCTTGCTTTGTTGTGACTTTAATGGTGTGATATTATCTACTACATCGTGACACGTGCCGATGACATGTCACGTCTAATGGCTCACTATTGtaattatcttcttttttttcattaaacacTCTAAAAGTTTGGAATGTTATCTACTACTATTTTGTTGTAAAGTGCAATATTAAAAGCTTTTGTAGTTCACCACAAGCTAAAAACAGAGATCTACATCAGGGTGTAGTCAATTTGACTAAACCAGCTCTTATCGTTTGGatatgaataattttttttcctttaatattaatacatttttattaaatgaaaaaaagtCGTTATTATTGTTGACACAGTAGACTTGGCAAACTCCCGAGTCCAAAGCTGTTATGATATAATTTCTGGCCAAAGAAGATTTACTGTGGCGCCggttcctcctcctcctccggaGAAAATCTGAAACCAAAGAGCTCATGCCACGTAAATATGGATATACATTGCTGCAACGCCTACAAGCTAGTATGAGTGTTAGACATTGTTCAAGAATGTGGCATTTAGAAAAGGAAGGGAGGAGGTGTGAGGTGGCGAAAGCGGAGATGTAAGGTGGAGCCATGGCTGCCGAAGAAGCTGAAGTCTCGGCGGCCGATCAAAAAGAGCTCCGAGACACCCAAGGCAGTGGCGCTTCGGGCGAGCCTTCCCACGTTGTGCGTCTTAGCTATATTGTTGTGCACCACAGACAGTAGCACTCTACCTCTCCCAGATCCTGCGTAAAGCaagagccttgtgcactggataCGAcctttatgtttatttatttactttcttttatatttcaccaaaaccctaaaccccgctggttttcttttttttttttttttataccaaaaAAGAGGGGAAACTAGATTTGATGACAATTTATATTACTCTTCACTTTGATGCTTATAGGTTAGAATCTTGCGCAAACTATCATATTAGTTCAATTTGAGTATATTCTTCTTAAATTTGGAAGTTTCAAGATCGAGTCCCTGTCCTTATATATGAAACATATGATTAGAGGAGTAAACCGAAGAAGTGGATGGAAATGTACTATGAATTTCATTCTTAGTTGCAAGGCTTAGAATTTTCAGCGTAGAACTTCATATTCTCAACGGCCATGAACACTATTTAtaagaattgaagaaaattaaaactgCAAGAACATAACTAATTGACAAGCGATAATTTTTGAAACTTTATTGGTTGCTGACAAGCTAATACAAACATATAAAAACCTTAAGCACCACTCTGTCAATGTGAATTCAGAAATCTGAATATGAATAACAAGCTACACTTCCTTTTGATATGCTTCTGTAGGAATCGCCTCTGCTTATAAGTGCTTCAAACTTTGTGCTGTTGGAGGCCTTCTAGCAAACAACATGTCATATATATTACTACCATTGTCCTCCGCACCAAGTTAATTTTAATTACTGAAGATATCAAGTTTGATCTGTTCGAATCTCATGTAGCATTTTCGACATGTTCTAGAAACAATATGAAGCAGCCCTCTAGGGATGTTTGAGTATACAGCAATTCTTGAGTTCTAAGTGTCTGCAGATTATGCAGATTGCTCTATATATATCTGATCAATCCAAATACATATGCAACTTGTACAGTTGTACCAAGTGACACGTTTAACATTAGAGAGAATTTATTCCCAAAAGATTGAAGCCGAATAAGTATTCacatttctaatttatttttatcctTGTTCTTTATCAAGTaatatgaacatatatatatatatatatatatatatatatatattttttatttccccTATATTTTGGTTTCTATATAATGATAAAGGATTTGTATAAACAACAGAAAACTGCATTTATTTACAAGTGCAGAGTCGCTGGTTATGCAATCTTTCTCACACGGCAACTTGAGCAGCTGCTAGCCTAGCAATAGGTACCCTGTCAAAGAATTTAGGTTCAGGAATTTGATCAGGTTATAAAAGTAGTTTATGCAGACTAAATAAGATAGATAAAAGCAAACGAACCTGAATGGAGAACACGAAACATAGTCTAGTCCGGCCTCTGCAAAGAATGCAACAGAAGAAGGCTCCCCACCATGCTCTCCGCATATTCCAACCTGTTAGTATAATtaccagaaaaataaaaaatcttgtgACTGTATGACACATTGTCGATATAAATTGACACCCCAATTTGTGATAGAATGCTCAAAATCTATGCATTTCCTGTCACCTTTAAGCTAGGCCTAGATGCGCGACCCTTTTCCGTGGCCATCTTGATCAGCTGCCCAACACCTCTTTGATCAAGTACCTGAAAGCAGTGCATTTTGACTGTTAgtgtcgatttttttttttttttttttttaattccctTGTAAGATGATTCTGGTGCTATTGGGGAAAAACCTATCTACAACGAAGCCTGCATGGACTTGCATAAATGTGACTAACCTCAAATGGATCGCTTTGAAGGAGGCCTTTCGCAAGGTAGATAGGTAGAAACTTGCCCACATCATCTCTACTGTAGCCAAATGTCATTTGTGTGAGATCATTGGTCCCGAAGGAGAAGAACTCTGCTTCCTTCGCAATCTATcattgataaaagaaaaaataggacGATGAATATAGTTTTATTCAGTCTACTTTTAAACAACGAAGTCAACCTATCAATTTAGCCTTACCTCATCTGCAACCAGAGCAGCTCTAGGGATCTCAATCATAGTCCCAACCTTATAACTCAAGGTAGTACCCATCTCGGAGAACACTTTGACCGCAACACTGTGAATGAGTCTCACTTGATGTCCTAGTTCCTGAAAGGCAAAAATTTCATTCAGGACTCACTTTCCATCACTTCACATTTATTTTGCAAATAAATAGAGAGAACGAAGAAAGGGAGGAACAAGAATTGTAGGATCATGCCTGAGGTGTTCCGACAAGGGGAACCATTATCTCGGGGAAAACTTTGACACCCTGGTTGCTTATTGAGACTGCAGCTTGAAAGATTGCGCGCGCCTGCATTTCGGTGAGTTCTGGGTATGATATCCCTAACCTGTTAAAACATCAGAACAAACCTTTCATCAATAACAAAGAGATCGTATTTGTGCATCTTTGAACTTCTTCACTTAACATGTTTTGTGAGTGAAATAAAACTGAATGCTGAATAAGACAAGAAATGATGCATGTGAAGCTAACTGACAAATTGAATGAAGTTCATCAGTTAAGGACGTTTTCCGGAACAATCAAAATTTGAGTAAATCTTTAGATTAGAGAGCCCATGTGACGAATGAAGAGCCGCCAAACCTGCAGCCACGGAAACCAAGCATGGGGTTTACTTCTGATAATTTCTCAATTCTTGAGAATACTTCATCCTCAGTCATGCCAGTCCCAGCAGTTAGTTCGCCGACAATCTGTTCTAAGTCACCTTCTGGAAGAAATTCATGAAGTGGAGGGTCTAACAGGCGGATTGTTACCGGAAGACCTGACATTATGATAGATAGCCAACAATTACAAATGTAACGAAAAATGTAGATTAATTTTTAAACGCATAGCCTCAGAGCCTAACAATCCTTGAGAATTTTGTTGTATTTGTGGTCCATGAGGTGAAATTACTAGCAAACTTCAAAGCGTTTACCATCCATTGCCCTGAAAATTCCTTCAAAGTCAGATCTTTGATACGGTAGTAAGAGGTTCAGTGTCGCCTTCCTCTGTTCAGTTGTAGCTGCCATGATCATTTTTCTTACCGCCTTTATTCTATCATCCGAAGCAAAAAA
The nucleotide sequence above comes from Malus sylvestris chromosome 16, drMalSylv7.2, whole genome shotgun sequence. Encoded proteins:
- the LOC126607691 gene encoding pyruvate, phosphate dikinase, chloroplastic-like, whose amino-acid sequence is MPPTVKANPEELNGITNPILKKYEPGAVLSPVAVPSAPPSIKRVFTFGKGKSEGNKGMKSLLGGKGANLAEMASIGLSVPPGLTISTEACQEYQLNGKDLPLGLWEEILEGLEIVQEDIGAVLGDPSKPLIVSVRSGAAISMPGMMDTVLNLGLNDKVVAGLAAKSGERFAYDSYRRFLDMFGDVVMGIPHSSFEEKLEKLKRKKRVELDTKLTASDLKELVEQYKNVYLETTGKKFPSDPKQQLILAVKAVFDSWDSQRAIKYRSINQITGLKGTAVSIQCMVFGNMGNTSGTGVLFTRNPSTGERKLYGEFLVNAQGEDVVAGIRTPEDVDAMKNCMPEAYKELVENCEILEKHYKDMMDIEFTVQENRLWMLQCRVGKRTGKGAIKIAVDMANEGLVDKRTAIKMVEPQHLDQLLHPQFENPTAYKNKVIATGLPASPGAAVGTVVFSAEDAETWQAQGKSVILVRTETSPEDVGGMHAAAGILTARGGMTSHAAVVARGWGKCCVSGCADIRVNDAEKLVVIGNTVVKEGEWISLNGSTGEVILGKQPLSPPAFSGDLETFMSWADNVRRLKVMANADTPEDALTARNNGAQGIGLCRTEHMFFASDDRIKAVRKMIMAATPEQRKVALDLLLPYQRSDFEGIFRAMDGLPVTIRLLDPPLHEFLPEGNMEQIVGQLTAETGMTEEEVFSRVDKLSEVNPMLGFRGCRLGISYPELTEMQACAIFQAAVSMSNQGVKVFPEIMVPLVGTPQELGHQAKVIHGVAVKVFSEMGTTLSYKVGTMIEIPRAALVADEIAKEADFFSFGTNDLTQMTFGYSRDDVGKFLPIYLSKGLLQSDPFQVLDQGGVGQLIKMAMEKGRAARPSLKVGICGEHGGEPSSVAFFAEAGLDYVSCSPFRVPIARLAAAQVAVEEGCITENLCL